The following coding sequences are from one Coffea arabica cultivar ET-39 chromosome 11e, Coffea Arabica ET-39 HiFi, whole genome shotgun sequence window:
- the LOC140021144 gene encoding putative F-box protein At3g16210, whose protein sequence is MSDYIPNHLLANVLLRLPFDSLLQPRRVSKSWRALIDSSDFIKIHLNKVYQEANFPSGIKIIGLNQNNFYTLVLDLEADSSSITASAKQLNCPSDYSGSEVCLKGSCNGLLCLMYLDTNKIILWNPWIQKSWELPSFPIEYHTRGRAIFHLGFGYDRVNDEYKVFNRIRFSDLCDRDQSNCVLVDGALHWFMRERRLNGVIYIISFDLSSEEFQKMPCPMIPWPLGYFQHNLKVLNGSLCLYYDVGG, encoded by the exons ATGTCAGATTACATTCCAAATCATTTGCTTGCAAATGTACTTTTGAGGTTACCATTTGATTCTCTGCTACAACCCAGGCGCGTTTCAAAATCATGGCGTGCTTTAATTGATAGCTCAGATTTCATCAAAATACATCTCAATAAAGTCTACCAAGAAGCAAATTTCCCCAGTGGGATCAAAATTATTGGCCTAAACCAGAACAACTTTTACACTTTGGTTTTGGATCTTGAAGCTGATAGCTCCAGTATTACCGCAAGTGCCAAACAGCTCAACTGCCCTTCGGATTACTCTGGAAGCGAAGTTTGTTTGAAAGGCTCTTGCAATGGACTTCTTTGTCTGATGTATCTAGACACAAACAAAATTATATTGTGGAACCCATGGATTCAAAAGTCTTGGGAATTACCCTCTTTCCCAATTGAATATCACACCCGTGGTAGAGCTATTTTTCATCTTGGATTCGGGTATGACCGTGTGAATGATGAGTACAAAGTTTTCAACAGGATTAGGTTTTCAGATCTATGTGATAGAGATCAATCGA ATTGTGTCCTTGTTGATGGTGCATTGCACTGGTTCATGAGGGAAAGACGATTGAATGGTGTTATCTACATCATTTCCTTTGATCTTAGCAGTGAAGAATTTCAGaaaatgccttgtccaatgattccATGGCCTTTAGGTTATTTTCAGCATAACTTGAAGGTCTTGAATGGATCCCTTTGTTTGTACTATGACGTAGGTGGATGA